GCCAGTGCTGCCAACTTTACCATCGACAGCCAATTTTACACCCTGGCCGCACAGGCGGAGATCGACATCAGTGCCATATCCGGCTACACCCCGACGGTTTTGGCAACAGGAAAAAGCCGCTGGTATCTGTTCTGCCTGAGCACGGCAAGTGCCTTGTCGGTTGTGGAGGGGAGTGTTGTCACCTCTTCGGCGGATGCAGTGATGCCCGATCCGGGAACGACCGTTTGCCCGTTCTGTGCCATTCTTGTGGCCAATGCCACTGGATCCAACTTTACCCTGGGCACCACGGCGCTCAACACCGCCAACATTACCGCGACTTATGTTGATCTTTCCCGGCCACTCAGTGGGGCGGGCGCCATCACCATCTGATCCGATATCCATGCCGACGTGATGGTCGGGCGGGCGAGGCAATAACCTCGCCCGTTTTTTTTCAAGGAGTTGTTGACTATGCGAGACCATGATGATAACTTATATCAACAAAAATCACCGATTCCCCCTGCGCATCAGGAGGTTTCCTCCACGACGTTTGGTGCAGTATCTGCGTGGGCCACTCCGCCAAAAACCACGGTGCGTCTCGGACGTATGGCCGATCTGATCGCTCTGGGTCACCTGCTTCATGAGGCGCACATGGCAAGCCGATATCGGGATTTGCCAATGGATGTCGGAGCCTTCAAGCGGGATTGCATGGTGGCCATGCGCAGTCCACGCCAACAACTTTGGGTAGCAGAACGCCAGGGCGAGGTGGTAGGCGCCTTGGTGGCCGTCACGAGCAGGGTATATGGTTGGAGCCCGGCCAAGGTGGCAACCGACATTTTTTTCTATGTGACACAAGAAGGACGCGGCAGTGGGACCACCTTGTTGCGCCGATTTCTTGACTGGGCGGCCTCCTTTCCTGACGTGGTGACGGTGGTGCTGCAAACCGGTGTTGGCATCTATGACGATCACAGGGTGGAGAGGCTCTATGAGGCCTTTGGCATGGAAGCCACGGGTCAGATCTACCAACTATGGTTACAAGACAACAAAAAATTGTTTGGTGGGTCCACGATGGACTCCCCGACGTGACTGATATCCTCCGACAAGATAAGTAAAAAATTGCGAACCGTGTCCATGCCAAAGGCATCGTTTTGCAAAAAAATCTACGCACCCCACCCTTTTCGTGCTCCATTTTCAGCAACCGCCGGATGTTGCTTGACTCCAAAAGTTTAACAATGGGCATTGTTTTAACACCCCGCATCAGATAGGATCACACCATGTCATCATTCAAGAATAGCCATGAAGTCGTCAACCCCAGAGTGGTGAACCAACTCAGGCACGGTATGCGACAAATCGTTAAAAATGACGGCGCGTTTGGCAGGAGCGTGGCTGCCTGGCGACTCCAT
This window of the Magnetococcales bacterium genome carries:
- a CDS encoding GNAT family N-acetyltransferase, which codes for MRDHDDNLYQQKSPIPPAHQEVSSTTFGAVSAWATPPKTTVRLGRMADLIALGHLLHEAHMASRYRDLPMDVGAFKRDCMVAMRSPRQQLWVAERQGEVVGALVAVTSRVYGWSPAKVATDIFFYVTQEGRGSGTTLLRRFLDWAASFPDVVTVVLQTGVGIYDDHRVERLYEAFGMEATGQIYQLWLQDNKKLFGGSTMDSPT